In one Umezawaea sp. Da 62-37 genomic region, the following are encoded:
- a CDS encoding DUF5937 family protein, with product MLRLTFSPADLGRVRFAVSAVAQIVRSSCTGECPRRDPFLKQWQRRVVTRAPGSLSTLLPLVNADEHYYPDLLTPDTFVPGAPWRLDDELDGLVSASESAVVADFGTLARRDLSARLVDVLGSANSPARRRLAGAVRDYHDLLFGGEWRAIRAHLEADVTRRAMLMATHGVEHALATLHPRLTWESPVLTLHGCRAKDFDLAGRGLLLVPSAFGHHSVAWVLNHWQQPALVYPAADLHRLWAGSAADPSPSLDALVGRARATALRAIGTGCGTGDLARHLGVSPSTASEHATTLRRAGLVVTERTGRSVRHRLTRLGVDLLGEHTG from the coding sequence GTGCTGCGCCTCACCTTCAGCCCTGCGGACCTGGGTCGGGTGCGCTTCGCGGTGTCCGCCGTCGCGCAGATCGTGCGGAGTTCCTGCACGGGCGAGTGCCCGCGCCGAGACCCCTTCCTGAAGCAGTGGCAGCGGCGCGTGGTCACCCGCGCGCCCGGTTCGCTGAGCACCCTGCTTCCACTGGTGAACGCCGACGAGCACTACTACCCGGACCTGCTGACGCCCGACACGTTCGTACCCGGAGCGCCGTGGCGGTTGGACGACGAACTGGACGGCCTGGTCTCGGCGTCCGAGAGTGCGGTCGTCGCGGACTTCGGCACGCTGGCCAGGCGCGACCTGAGCGCGCGACTGGTCGACGTGCTGGGCTCGGCCAACAGCCCGGCGCGGCGGCGGCTGGCCGGCGCGGTCCGCGACTACCACGACCTGCTGTTCGGCGGCGAGTGGCGGGCGATCCGCGCGCACCTGGAGGCCGACGTCACACGACGCGCGATGCTCATGGCCACGCACGGCGTCGAGCACGCGCTGGCCACCCTGCATCCCAGGCTGACCTGGGAGTCCCCGGTGCTGACGCTGCACGGCTGCCGCGCCAAGGACTTCGACCTGGCGGGCCGCGGGCTCCTGCTCGTCCCCTCGGCTTTCGGCCACCACTCCGTCGCCTGGGTGCTCAACCACTGGCAGCAACCCGCCCTGGTCTACCCCGCCGCCGACCTCCACCGGCTTTGGGCGGGCAGCGCCGCGGATCCGTCGCCGTCGCTGGACGCCCTCGTCGGCCGAGCCCGCGCCACCGCCCTGCGCGCCATCGGTACCGGCTGCGGAACCGGCGACCTCGCCCGGCACCTCGGCGTCAGCCCCTCGACGGCCTCCGAGCACGCCACGACCCTCCGCCGCGCGGGCTTGGTCGTCACCGAGCGCACCGGGCGCTCAGTGCGGCATCGGCTCACGCGCCTAGGAGTCGACCTGCTGGGCGAGCACACGGGCTGA
- a CDS encoding NAD(P)H-binding protein produces the protein MTTLVIGARGSVGRHVLDQLVEAGEPVRASVRNPVPTDFPATVPVVAADLAKPDTLGPALDGVRSVFLYATPSGMEDFAVAAVKAGVEHVVVMSSGSVLLPHTAGNASTEEHRAVERVLTGSGLRWTPVRPLVLANNALNWAWSIRDEGVVRLLHPEAVMAPVHERDVASVAVAALAGKDGVDELLTGPEPLTQRRQVELVAEAVGLPIRVEELTESQATEQFARFMPVEIAASIVRFVVEATRGGSPTTDTALRVLGRPPLTFARWAEEHAAEFGGATA, from the coding sequence ATGACCACATTGGTGATCGGGGCGCGCGGGAGCGTCGGAAGGCACGTGCTGGACCAGCTCGTCGAGGCTGGTGAACCGGTGCGCGCGTCCGTCCGGAACCCAGTCCCGACCGACTTCCCGGCGACCGTGCCGGTGGTCGCCGCCGACCTGGCGAAACCCGACACGCTCGGCCCGGCGCTCGACGGGGTGCGGTCGGTGTTCCTGTACGCGACCCCGTCCGGGATGGAGGACTTCGCCGTCGCGGCGGTGAAGGCCGGCGTCGAGCACGTCGTGGTGATGTCGTCGGGGAGCGTGCTGCTGCCGCACACGGCCGGGAACGCGAGCACCGAGGAGCACCGCGCGGTCGAACGGGTGCTCACCGGGTCCGGGCTGCGGTGGACTCCCGTCCGCCCGCTCGTGCTGGCCAACAACGCGCTGAACTGGGCCTGGTCGATCCGCGACGAGGGTGTCGTGCGGCTGCTGCACCCCGAGGCCGTCATGGCGCCGGTGCACGAGCGGGACGTGGCTTCGGTCGCCGTCGCGGCGCTGGCCGGGAAGGACGGGGTCGACGAACTGCTGACCGGGCCGGAGCCGTTGACGCAGCGGCGGCAGGTCGAACTGGTGGCCGAGGCCGTCGGGCTGCCGATCAGGGTGGAGGAGCTGACCGAGTCGCAGGCCACCGAGCAGTTCGCCCGCTTCATGCCCGTCGAGATCGCGGCGTCGATCGTCCGGTTCGTCGTGGAGGCGACCCGAGGCGGATCGCCCACCACCGACACGGCCCTGCGGGTGCTCGGCCGTCCGCCGCTGACGTTCGCGCGGTGGGCGGAGGAGCACGCGGCGGAGTTCGGCGGCGCGACGGCGTGA
- a CDS encoding Lrp/AsnC family transcriptional regulator, protein MAVLDELDLKIVHALQLDGRAPFNRVAEVLDVSDQTVARRYARLRSEHGIRVVGSTDPALLGETSWFVRVKCLPHDALAVAKALARRPETSWVKLVSGGTEIVCVVRGRPDEDAPAVLLDHLPRTRRVVDVTANCVLHVFFGGPRSVVDVLSPAQVAALTPHVEPGRRVVLDDADLLLLAILRRDGRTRVSAIHTETGLPPTTIRRRVEELRVSGALYFDVDLDYGLLPTGMQTLLWLSAAPERLVAAGQALAAHPEVPFAAATTGATNLYASVLSADPAALFTYLTTRVADLPATRVAETAPVLRSVKGL, encoded by the coding sequence GTGGCGGTTCTCGACGAACTGGACCTGAAGATCGTCCACGCCCTCCAGCTCGACGGCCGCGCCCCGTTCAACCGCGTCGCGGAAGTCCTGGACGTCTCCGACCAGACCGTCGCCCGCCGGTACGCGCGGTTGAGGTCGGAGCACGGCATCCGCGTCGTCGGCTCCACCGATCCGGCCCTGCTGGGTGAGACGTCGTGGTTCGTCCGGGTCAAATGCCTCCCGCACGACGCCCTCGCCGTCGCGAAAGCGTTGGCGCGCAGGCCCGAGACCTCCTGGGTGAAGCTCGTGTCCGGTGGCACGGAGATCGTCTGCGTCGTCCGCGGCCGCCCCGACGAGGACGCGCCCGCCGTCCTGCTCGACCACCTCCCGCGCACCCGCCGCGTCGTGGACGTCACCGCCAACTGCGTCCTGCACGTCTTCTTCGGCGGCCCGCGAAGCGTTGTCGACGTCCTGTCACCCGCCCAGGTCGCCGCCCTCACCCCTCACGTCGAGCCCGGCCGCCGGGTCGTGCTCGACGACGCCGACCTCCTGCTGCTCGCGATCCTCCGCCGCGACGGCCGGACCCGCGTGTCCGCGATCCACACCGAAACCGGCCTGCCGCCGACCACGATCCGCCGCCGCGTCGAGGAGCTGCGGGTCAGCGGTGCCCTCTACTTCGACGTCGACCTCGACTACGGCCTGCTGCCCACCGGGATGCAGACGCTGCTCTGGCTTTCCGCCGCCCCGGAACGACTTGTGGCCGCCGGCCAAGCCCTGGCCGCCCATCCGGAGGTCCCGTTCGCCGCCGCCACGACCGGTGCCACCAACCTCTACGCCAGCGTCCTGTCCGCCGACCCGGCGGCCCTGTTCACCTACCTCACGACCCGCGTCGCCGACCTGCCCGCGACCCGCGTCGCGGAGACCGCCCCGGTGTTGAGGAGTGTCAAAGGTCTTTAG
- a CDS encoding MarR family transcriptional regulator has translation MAKDRGADLGRELSTAVVMFHEAVGQHLGVSAGDQRALALIRGGPLPAGALAKEIGLTPGAVTGMIDRLEAAGLVRREVDPNDRRRVLVDSTESGISAHSGLFDELAAAMGKMVGRYTAAEQAVIGDYVVRTIGILREQTARLTERR, from the coding sequence ATGGCGAAGGATCGGGGCGCCGACCTCGGGCGCGAGCTGAGCACGGCGGTGGTGATGTTCCACGAGGCGGTGGGGCAGCACCTCGGCGTCAGCGCGGGCGACCAGCGCGCGCTCGCGCTGATCCGCGGCGGCCCCCTGCCCGCGGGCGCGCTGGCCAAGGAGATCGGCCTCACCCCCGGCGCGGTGACCGGGATGATCGATCGGCTGGAGGCGGCGGGGCTGGTGCGGCGCGAGGTGGATCCGAACGACCGCAGGCGGGTCCTGGTCGACAGCACGGAGTCCGGCATCAGTGCCCACAGTGGACTCTTCGACGAACTCGCCGCCGCCATGGGGAAGATGGTCGGCCGGTACACCGCCGCCGAGCAGGCGGTGATCGGCGACTACGTCGTGCGCACCATCGGGATCCTGCGCGAGCAGACCGCGAGGCTGACCGAACGCCGGTAG
- a CDS encoding helix-turn-helix transcriptional regulator yields MDADLDTGHCARLTTARSRELGQELHLARKRANLKATAVAEELGWSAGKLSKLENGWRTTTSWDYGALLGKLGADHKTRERIQRIASEQDIGHFLRAHDGRLSDNLLCLMIHERAALTMCKYEPMLIPGLLQTEGYARKVIDPDGVRGPEVRDFDLATRMERQSVLGGPKSPEAVFYIHEIALRTVIGSSRIMHDQMMRLAFMCEWSRLAPRVIPMSRAGHPALVHSFNLMTFAKPVKPVAYSETDVVTVFTEDELEIGVYQHKQKALAGLALDAGQSRSVFAHWASIYDRREDRDDQGPDLA; encoded by the coding sequence ATGGACGCAGACCTGGACACCGGACACTGCGCACGGCTGACCACCGCGCGCAGCAGGGAACTGGGCCAGGAACTCCACCTGGCCCGCAAGCGCGCCAACCTCAAGGCGACGGCGGTCGCCGAGGAGTTGGGGTGGTCGGCCGGGAAGCTATCCAAGCTGGAGAACGGTTGGCGCACAACCACTTCCTGGGACTACGGCGCGCTGCTGGGCAAGCTGGGTGCGGATCACAAGACCAGGGAACGCATCCAGCGCATAGCGTCCGAACAGGACATCGGCCACTTCCTCCGCGCGCACGACGGCCGCCTGTCGGACAACTTGCTGTGCTTGATGATCCACGAGCGGGCAGCCTTGACCATGTGCAAGTACGAGCCGATGCTCATACCAGGGCTGCTGCAGACCGAGGGGTACGCAAGGAAGGTGATCGACCCGGATGGTGTCCGCGGGCCCGAGGTGCGGGACTTCGACCTCGCTACTCGGATGGAGCGCCAATCGGTCCTCGGTGGGCCCAAGTCGCCCGAGGCGGTCTTCTACATCCATGAGATCGCCCTGCGGACTGTCATCGGCAGCAGCCGGATCATGCACGACCAGATGATGCGGCTGGCCTTCATGTGCGAGTGGTCGCGCTTGGCTCCTCGGGTGATCCCGATGTCCAGGGCCGGTCACCCTGCCTTGGTGCACTCTTTCAACCTGATGACCTTCGCCAAGCCGGTCAAACCAGTTGCCTACAGCGAGACGGACGTGGTTACCGTCTTCACCGAGGATGAGCTGGAGATCGGGGTCTACCAGCACAAGCAGAAGGCACTCGCAGGTCTTGCGCTGGATGCGGGACAATCGAGGTCGGTGTTTGCCCACTGGGCGAGCATCTACGACCGTCGAGAGGACCGCGATGACCAAGGCCCTGACCTGGCGTAA
- a CDS encoding DUF397 domain-containing protein — MTKALTWRKSSYSGEGQSDCVEIAHSQSEVLVRDSKNTAGPALAFPAVQWQTFLATLD; from the coding sequence ATGACCAAGGCCCTGACCTGGCGTAAGAGCAGCTACAGCGGTGAAGGCCAGAGCGACTGCGTCGAGATCGCCCACAGTCAGTCTGAAGTGCTGGTGCGGGACTCGAAGAACACCGCCGGGCCTGCGCTCGCGTTCCCGGCGGTCCAGTGGCAAACCTTCCTCGCCACCTTGGACTAG
- a CDS encoding YkvA family protein — MVFFGGLLVLLALLTLVFRDADIGGIAPTTVGITLLVVGALSIGLGFLRKAQARRRRAARGEPEPVGNVFERARALPRLLRAARSKEGYAGLPKGRMALWGFALLYLVSPIDILPEFLPIIGVTDDAGVAVWLLTSVSAAAGMYLNYERDRKNLPPAR; from the coding sequence ATGGTCTTCTTCGGCGGTCTGCTGGTTCTCCTGGCGTTGTTGACGCTGGTCTTCCGCGACGCCGACATCGGCGGCATCGCCCCCACCACGGTCGGCATCACGCTGCTCGTGGTGGGGGCGCTGTCGATCGGTCTCGGGTTCCTCCGGAAGGCGCAGGCCCGCCGCCGCCGCGCCGCCAGGGGCGAACCCGAGCCCGTCGGCAACGTCTTCGAACGCGCCCGCGCCCTCCCGAGGTTGCTCAGGGCCGCGCGCAGCAAGGAGGGCTACGCCGGACTGCCCAAGGGCCGCATGGCCCTGTGGGGGTTCGCGCTGCTGTACCTGGTGTCGCCGATCGACATCCTGCCGGAGTTCCTGCCCATCATCGGCGTCACCGACGACGCCGGTGTCGCCGTGTGGCTGCTCACCAGCGTGTCGGCCGCCGCCGGGATGTACCTGAACTACGAACGCGACCGGAAGAACCTCCCGCCCGCCCGCTAG
- a CDS encoding glycosyltransferase family A protein, with protein sequence MPTNRTGVTVVGIPARNEATTVAAVARAADAGLRTAFPDGRNVVVLAENGSTDGTAERFEDTDLVVDKVVVRSGGIGTGKGTNVFEILDQGARLDADRVLLLDADVRSTEPEWIDRLACAVDGQEPAIAVPAYRRNRFEANTTNHLASPLLAAVYGVHVQQPIGGEFAFNRAFVERARTWARPASSYLYGIDVWLTANALRENLRVVEVPLGRKLHNSPFPKILRLPQQVLDSLFHVLLTTEGVRPPAPREPVTRAAIDSASVRPDPVVVAHVTRSVGRYLGDHWTEVCEVFPSARDLRTAPWGLRVGTDEWPELLADAVAGVARGGLETTRDHLVSLYVNRVLTFWEEIEELDGPQIDVLLDRQATETVRALGSRDIALDRTAEHSLFHENHWVGYNDESEQPLGWSVPA encoded by the coding sequence ATGCCGACGAACAGGACCGGTGTCACCGTCGTGGGGATCCCCGCGCGCAACGAGGCGACCACCGTCGCCGCCGTGGCCCGCGCCGCGGACGCGGGTTTGCGCACCGCGTTCCCCGACGGCAGGAACGTGGTGGTGCTGGCCGAGAACGGCAGCACGGACGGGACGGCCGAGCGCTTCGAGGACACCGACCTGGTGGTGGACAAGGTGGTCGTGCGGTCCGGCGGGATCGGCACCGGCAAGGGCACCAACGTGTTCGAGATCCTGGACCAGGGCGCACGGCTGGACGCGGACCGGGTGCTGCTGCTCGACGCGGACGTGCGGTCCACCGAACCCGAGTGGATCGACCGGTTGGCCTGCGCCGTGGACGGCCAGGAACCCGCCATCGCGGTGCCCGCCTACCGGCGCAACAGGTTCGAGGCCAACACCACGAACCACCTCGCCAGCCCGCTGCTGGCCGCGGTGTACGGGGTCCACGTGCAGCAGCCCATCGGCGGCGAGTTCGCGTTCAACCGGGCGTTCGTCGAACGCGCCCGCACCTGGGCCCGCCCCGCCAGCTCGTACCTGTACGGCATCGACGTGTGGCTGACCGCCAACGCGCTGCGGGAGAACCTGCGGGTGGTCGAGGTCCCGCTGGGCCGCAAGCTGCACAACTCGCCGTTCCCGAAGATCCTGCGGCTGCCCCAGCAGGTGCTCGACTCGCTGTTCCACGTCCTGCTGACCACCGAGGGGGTGCGCCCGCCCGCCCCGCGCGAACCGGTGACCCGCGCCGCGATCGACAGCGCCTCCGTGCGGCCCGATCCGGTCGTGGTCGCGCACGTGACCCGTTCGGTCGGCCGCTACCTCGGTGACCACTGGACGGAGGTGTGCGAGGTCTTCCCGTCCGCGCGCGACCTCCGGACGGCGCCTTGGGGCCTGCGGGTCGGCACGGACGAGTGGCCGGAGCTGCTGGCCGACGCCGTGGCCGGTGTCGCCCGCGGCGGGCTGGAGACGACCCGTGACCACCTGGTGTCGCTGTACGTGAACCGGGTGCTGACGTTCTGGGAGGAGATCGAGGAGCTGGACGGCCCGCAGATCGACGTGCTGCTGGACCGGCAGGCGACCGAGACCGTTCGGGCGCTGGGGTCGCGGGACATCGCGCTCGACCGAACGGCGGAGCACTCCCTCTTCCACGAGAACCACTGGGTGGGCTACAACGACGAGTCCGAACAGCCCCTTGGCTGGAGTGTTCCCGCCTGA
- a CDS encoding TetR/AcrR family transcriptional regulator: MGSVRQRMVEGALRLLARRGLQATSFAEVLELTDSPRGSVYHHFPGGKDEMVAAAIALADEHATALLEKNAGEPATKITADFLRMWRTVLTRSRNRAGCAVVAVTVATDSDELITQAGTIFRTWRDRMAVLLEQGGLTTTDAKSFAATLIAASEGAVVLCRAERSIEPFDLMADQMTTLATTLTTQNQP, encoded by the coding sequence ATGGGCAGCGTCCGGCAGCGCATGGTCGAGGGCGCACTCCGCCTGCTCGCCCGCCGCGGCCTCCAGGCCACCTCGTTCGCCGAGGTCCTCGAACTGACGGACTCCCCCCGCGGCTCCGTCTACCACCACTTCCCCGGCGGCAAGGACGAGATGGTCGCCGCCGCCATCGCACTCGCCGACGAACACGCCACAGCGCTCCTGGAGAAGAACGCGGGCGAACCCGCCACCAAGATCACGGCCGACTTCCTCCGCATGTGGCGCACCGTCCTGACCCGCTCCCGCAACCGCGCGGGCTGCGCCGTGGTAGCCGTCACCGTCGCCACCGACTCCGACGAACTGATCACCCAGGCAGGCACCATCTTCCGCACCTGGCGCGACCGCATGGCGGTGCTGCTCGAACAGGGCGGCCTCACCACCACCGACGCCAAGTCCTTCGCCGCCACCCTGATCGCCGCCAGCGAGGGCGCAGTCGTCCTGTGCAGAGCAGAACGCAGCATCGAACCCTTCGACCTCATGGCAGACCAGATGACCACCCTGGCAACTACACTCACCACCCAGAACCAGCCCTAG
- a CDS encoding FAD-dependent oxidoreductase, whose amino-acid sequence MVIVGGGLAGLRAGERLRELGFNGELMILSAERHKPYHRPALSKEVITGELNPRELGFKISDEMGATWRLGVPAESLDTGRRMVGLPGGEEVRYDGLIIATGVESRHMPGAPRQDERVHVLRTVDDAIAIRNSIATTQGLVVVIGGGLIGCEIAASVRGMGRDVAIINRSNTLLGGATGKVIGDYVTDTHRAKGTRLALGVKILHWMRQANGIAIHLSDGQVLFAAVVVLAVGSVPSVSWLRGSGLVLEDGLMCEPSTHVVGGTDIVAAGDVARWPNLRFGGVQRRVEHWLNAVEMGRAAAENLLVGRDSSRPYTPVPRFWTEQYGMRIQGAGLASLATDTTTLSQPTGDHRTITGFIKDGKLVAMVALDSPGALIRLSPQLFKQNGITRPERTQFAPQPQVAQEQQVPITPPVQQPVAEEQTRYAPQPAAEQTRYAPPPAAEQTRYAPQQSEPQYQAPAAAQFEPEIDVDPAQERELEAAMAEAFLPTRSQGPTIRSRSGGQPRLLVRSGGGGGRSGARPPR is encoded by the coding sequence GTGGTCATCGTTGGCGGTGGCCTGGCGGGGCTGCGGGCCGGGGAGCGCTTGCGCGAACTGGGTTTCAACGGCGAGCTGATGATCCTGTCGGCCGAGCGGCACAAGCCGTACCACCGACCGGCGCTGTCCAAGGAAGTCATCACGGGCGAGCTCAACCCCCGTGAGCTGGGTTTCAAGATCAGCGACGAGATGGGCGCGACCTGGCGGCTGGGAGTGCCCGCCGAGTCGTTGGACACCGGCAGGCGCATGGTGGGTCTCCCCGGCGGGGAAGAGGTCCGCTACGACGGCCTGATCATCGCGACGGGGGTGGAGTCCAGGCACATGCCCGGTGCTCCCCGCCAGGACGAGCGCGTGCACGTGCTGCGGACCGTCGACGACGCCATCGCGATCCGCAACTCGATCGCGACCACGCAGGGCCTCGTCGTCGTCATCGGCGGTGGACTGATCGGTTGCGAGATCGCCGCCTCGGTGCGCGGCATGGGCCGCGACGTGGCGATCATCAACCGCAGCAACACGCTGCTGGGCGGCGCGACGGGCAAGGTGATCGGCGACTACGTCACCGACACGCACCGCGCCAAGGGCACGCGGCTGGCGCTGGGCGTGAAGATCCTGCACTGGATGCGCCAGGCCAACGGCATCGCGATCCACCTGTCCGACGGCCAGGTGCTGTTCGCCGCCGTCGTCGTGCTCGCGGTCGGCTCGGTGCCCTCGGTGTCGTGGCTGCGCGGTTCCGGCCTCGTGCTGGAGGACGGGCTCATGTGCGAGCCCAGCACCCACGTGGTCGGCGGCACGGACATCGTCGCCGCCGGTGACGTCGCCCGCTGGCCCAACCTGCGGTTCGGCGGTGTGCAGCGCCGCGTCGAGCACTGGCTCAACGCCGTGGAGATGGGCCGCGCGGCCGCGGAGAACCTGCTGGTGGGCCGGGACAGCTCCCGCCCCTACACGCCGGTGCCGCGCTTCTGGACCGAGCAGTACGGCATGCGCATCCAGGGCGCTGGTCTCGCGTCGCTCGCCACGGACACGACCACGCTGTCGCAGCCGACCGGCGACCACCGGACGATCACCGGGTTCATCAAGGACGGCAAGCTCGTCGCCATGGTCGCCCTCGACTCCCCCGGCGCCCTGATCCGCCTGTCGCCGCAGCTGTTCAAGCAGAACGGCATCACCCGGCCGGAACGCACGCAGTTCGCGCCCCAGCCGCAGGTCGCGCAGGAGCAGCAGGTCCCGATCACCCCGCCCGTGCAGCAGCCCGTCGCCGAGGAGCAGACCCGCTACGCGCCGCAGCCGGCGGCCGAGCAGACCCGCTACGCCCCTCCGCCCGCTGCCGAGCAGACCCGGTACGCACCGCAGCAGTCCGAGCCCCAGTACCAGGCTCCGGCCGCCGCCCAGTTCGAACCGGAGATCGACGTCGACCCGGCCCAGGAACGGGAGCTGGAGGCCGCGATGGCCGAAGCCTTCCTCCCCACCCGCAGCCAGGGCCCGACCATCCGCTCCAGGTCCGGCGGCCAACCCAGGCTGCTGGTCCGCTCCGGCGGTGGCGGCGGCCGCAGCGGCGCCCGCCCACCCAGGTAG
- a CDS encoding ferredoxin: MKSVAQLSARLAYATMCATLAWGVLIATGWAHKITGTQGLRNTHMVLATLALAFGSLHAFCFTMLKTIDFGLIKILFPFVNGGLFRHALGIVGLELMIAIAFTVGLRKKALYRKWLRFHQMAYVAVTITIVHSWFGAVANGNLAILWLAGLTILIPTATIAIARFLPSEILMRLGMMEPEPGFEPEPTGGGNAMDVSVDNHRCHRYGVCQAEAPEVFQLIEDNRLTYERRPSPELFAKVRTAARSCPMRAIELRERVR, encoded by the coding sequence GTGAAGAGCGTTGCTCAGCTCTCGGCGCGTCTTGCCTACGCGACCATGTGCGCGACCCTCGCCTGGGGCGTCCTCATCGCCACCGGCTGGGCCCACAAGATCACCGGCACGCAAGGGCTGCGCAACACCCACATGGTGCTCGCGACCCTCGCGCTGGCGTTCGGCAGCCTCCACGCCTTCTGCTTCACCATGCTGAAGACCATCGACTTCGGCCTGATCAAGATCCTCTTCCCCTTCGTGAACGGCGGGCTGTTCCGGCACGCGCTCGGCATCGTCGGGCTCGAGCTGATGATCGCCATCGCCTTCACGGTCGGTCTTCGCAAGAAGGCCCTGTACCGCAAGTGGTTGCGGTTCCACCAGATGGCCTACGTCGCCGTCACGATCACGATCGTCCACTCCTGGTTCGGAGCCGTCGCCAACGGAAACCTGGCGATCCTCTGGCTCGCGGGGCTGACGATCCTGATCCCGACCGCTACGATCGCCATCGCGCGCTTCCTCCCGTCGGAGATCCTCATGCGACTCGGGATGATGGAGCCCGAGCCGGGCTTCGAGCCCGAGCCGACCGGCGGCGGGAACGCCATGGATGTCAGCGTCGACAACCACCGGTGCCACAGGTACGGCGTCTGCCAGGCCGAGGCACCGGAAGTGTTCCAACTCATCGAGGACAACAGGCTGACCTACGAGCGCAGGCCTTCGCCCGAGCTGTTCGCGAAGGTCCGCACGGCGGCCAGGTCCTGCCCAATGCGGGCGATCGAACTGCGGGAGCGTGTGCGGTGA